In the genome of Bacteroidales bacterium, the window GACTTGTTCCGGCAACAAATATTAAGGAAAATGAAAAATCATTTGAAATTGAGCTTGCAATTCCCGGAATGAAAAAAGAAGATTTTAAAATGAATCTTGAAAACAATGTTCTTTCTGTATCTTCTGAAAAGTCATCAGAAAAAAAGGAAGAAAAAGAAAATTACACAAGAAAAGAATTTCAGTATGGCTCATTCTGCCGTTCATTCACTCTGCCTAAATCTATTGAAACCGATAATATAAAAGCAGTGTATGAAAACGGGATATTAAAAATTGAACTTCCTAAAAAAGAAGAAGCAAAAGTGTCGAAAGAAATTCAGATAGCATAATACATGCTGATTAAACTGGCGAAAAGGTTGTTCTTATAAGAGCAGCCTTTTTATTTTCTGAACAATATATTGTGAGTATTTTAATTTTATAAAAAAAGAAACAGAAGTATTTGAATGTATTTTTATATATCTGTTTTTTATGAAAAAATTTAAACAAATATTTTTTTCTCTACTGGCTGCATTAATAGTTTTTATTTCTGCATGCGGTACACATAAAACCGTAACTAAAACGGATTACCACAATGTTAGTTCTTCTGATTCAATAAAGCCTTATTCAAAAATATTCGGAACAAATTTTACAGGTACAGAGGATAAAAAATTACTTGACGAACTTTCCACATGGATAGGTACACCCTACGTATTCGGAGGTAAATCAAAACAAGGAACTGACTGTTCGGGTATGGTGCAGAGTGTTTATAAAACAGTATACAATATTAGTCTTTACCGCACTGCTGCTGATATTATAAAA includes:
- a CDS encoding Hsp20/alpha crystallin family protein, yielding MNLVKWNHQPVVFDLFDEMERNFFSPFKEGGLVPATNIKENEKSFEIELAIPGMKKEDFKMNLENNVLSVSSEKSSEKKEEKENYTRKEFQYGSFCRSFTLPKSIETDNIKAVYENGILKIELPKKEEAKVSKEIQIA
- a CDS encoding NlpC/P60 family protein, with the translated sequence MKKFKQIFFSLLAALIVFISACGTHKTVTKTDYHNVSSSDSIKPYSKIFGTNFTGTEDKKLLDELSTWIGTPYVFGGKSKQGTDCSGMVQSVYKTVYNISLYRTAADIIKNCEKINKKNLQSGDLVFFKIKSNKITHIGIYLADNKFIHASSSKGVTVNDLTENYYSKYFYSGGRVKNTKQN